The window ACCTCGATCCCTCGCTGCGACACCAGGAAACCCAAGAATTTTCTTGAGGTTatgccaaatgcgcatttctctgggttcagcttcattcTGTATCGTCTgagtatgtcgaaagtttctttCAAATGATCGATGTGATCCTCTGCCCTTTTTGACTTGACCAACatttcatctatatatacctccatggtcTTACCGATCTGGTCTTTGAACATCTTGTTACCAACTTTTGATAAGTAGCCCCTGCCTTTTTagcccaaatggcatgacccgatagcaataCGTTCCTTTGTGGGTGATGAACATGGTCTTCCCCTGGTCTTCTTCCTCCATAAGAATTTGATTATAGCCTAAGTAAGCGTCCAAGAAACTCAATAGTTCGTGCCCGACTGTTGCGTCGATGAGCTGGTCGATATGGGGTAGTAGGAACGAATACTTCagacatgctttgttcaagtctgtGAAATCGACGCATATCcgccattttccatttttcttttttaccatcACTACGTTGGCAATCCACTTGGGGTACTTCGACTCCTTGATGGATCCATTTTCTAACAATTTTTTCACCTCCTCGCAGACTGCATCTTTGATGGCGGAGTTGAATTTATGTCTGACTTGCCTTACTGGGGATGGAATAGGTCGACGTTTAACTTGTGTATCTCAATTTCCTTTGGGAATCCCAGATATCAACATGGCTAAAAGCAAACAAATTTGCATTAGCTATTAAGAATTGACTGAATTTACCTGGTTCTTGGAGTTTACAGCCGATATAGGCCTTTTTGCTATGATCGTTGAGGTCCAATTGAACGGGGGCGAGTTCTTCTATGGTCGAACCTGCAGCCTCGACCATGTCGGGGTCCATGATGACATCCCCGATTTTTTCTTGCTTCGGCCTCGACcctgttgattgctatgcctttttcctttttcttttctctgttGGATGGTCTTGCTGTCCAAGGAAATGCGGTAGCATTCCCCGGACGTGCATTGTTCTCCTCGTATGCTGAATATCCTTCATGGTGTCGGGAACTTAATTACTTGGTATAGGCTGGATGGTATGGCTCTCATGGGGTATATCCATTGTCGTCCCACTATGGCGTTGTACGCAGTGGCCtagtccatgatgtggaatgtcgTCTCCAGAGTCAAGCCGCCATCCAAGACATGGAGTCTAATTTCCCCGGATGTTCGCTCAACTGCATTATTAAACCGGTTAGCATGATGCAGTGCAGAGCTATCTTATCCTAGAGCCTCATTTGGGTAAGGACTCGGGGATAGATAATGCATGCACCGCTTCCATCGTCCACCATGATGCGTTTGACATCAGTATCTAAAATGCGTAAAATAATAACGAGGGCATCATTATGAGGGAAAGTCAAATCATCGGCATCCGACtcgtcgaagatgatactttcttcgagtctgTCGTAGCCTTCGCGGGTGACAGACCGCTTGAGTTTGTGAGTGGTGGTAAACTTCACGTTGTTGATAGAGGCGTCGTCGCTATCGGagatgatcatgttgatggtaTGATCTGGCGATGGCAGTTTCAACGGGCCTTGATGTTCACGTCCCCTAGCAAAGTTGGTCCTCCCCTTATCGCTTAGAAGCTCTTTGAGGTGCCCTTGCCGTTACATGTTTACAACTTCTTGTCTGAGGGCTATGCAATCTTCCGTATTGTGCCTGCATTCCTAATGGAACTCAGAGAGGGCGTCAGGCTTTCTGGTGTTTAGATTTGATCTCATCTTTGGCGGCCACTTCACTTTTGTTCCTAGTTTCTCAAGAGCGTAGACTATTTCTGTAGGCaacacacaaaaattatgagTAGACAAATAaaggaggcatacctctttcattccgATGAGTCCCTTTCCTTGGTCTGGACGTCCTTCTTCATAGCGGAGGGTGGGTGCGGCGGCGGCCCTGACATATGGTTGGTGTCGTTCCCTATTAGGTCGCGGAATCGGATGATCTCTTTTGGTACTGTCTCTTCGTTCTTTTCTGGATTCGGCTTGTACTGAGGTTAGCTGATAAGTTGGTCTGTTGAGATCGTCCTTATCTTCTCGGACCTCGGCATAATAAGTATTATggatttcatcccaagtggttggaggatTCTTCATAAATCGGCTCAACGGTTTTCTAGTTGCTCTTGAACCCTCTCTACTCATCCCGTTCTGAAAAGCTGCGACCGCCATCCCTTCGGATACATTTGGCAGAGtcatccttactctgttgaatcgggcgaggaagtcccttaGTCCCTCTCCCAAGGACTTCTTAATAACATATATGTCATTTACTCTCGCCTCGTCCTTCTTGGCTCCGACATGGGCGGTTACGAACTTATCAACCATTTCTTCGAAAGTTTCTATAGAATGGGCTGGTAGCTATGAATACCATATTAATGCCCCTCCCGTGAGggtttctccaaacttcttcagtAAAATAGAGGACATTTATTCCTTGGCGAGGTTGTTGCCTTTCACGGCGGTGACGTaatgagtcacatgatcttcggGATCGGGCATTCCGTCGTATATCCTGGGTAgggcggcattttgaaggtctttggtatggcattcGGGGCTGTATCATCATTGTATGGCAACTCTACGAACCTGCTGGTGTCCCTTTTTGGCAGCAGCTTAGGAGTGCCCAGTATCTTGTCAACTCGTTCTTGGTGTTCATTCATTTGGTCCCGAAATGCTTtgttttcattctccatttcttccatccttTTTAGAATGGCAGCGAAGGCATTTTCACATGCACTATTAGTAACGTTGTGAGTTATACCTGTCGTTGGAGGGAGGGGTCGGTTGCACTGCTCGTCTGTTTGTCGTATCGTACAAGCCCTTGCGGTTTCTGCAGTCACACCTGGAGCGGGTTTGTTGAGGACGCTTGCTAGCATGTTGGTCATCCATGCCTAGAGGAGTTTTTTCATAGCAGGGGGCGTCCCCTCCTCTGTAGACGCGGAGGCCCCTTTTCTGCTGGGTTTTGTTATGCTGCAGTGTAGGGGTGGTGACCTCTCTCGCCTAGGGGACACGTTGGGCGTCGTGTCCTCACCTACTGTTTCACAGCTTTCGTTGATGAtattcatgaggttggttgggaaaTCACTTGTTATTTTTGTCTTTTCTCCTTGGTTACCTACCATGTAGGGTTTTGTATACACAAAGAAAGGAGATCTCAGGTTTTTTGATGTTAGTGACTTGCATTACTtgtagatctagaggaaactaaagatTTAACTAAGAAATTTTcacagacgacgccaaattgttttaccaaaaaatatagatcttggttcaaataattaaacttatattgatAAGGGTTAATCTTAGCTAACAATAATATCCCTAGATGGAGTTCTTAAAGAAGCCACACATACTACGTAGATACGGTCGGACAACGGCAGTGGCATACAATAAATATtctggaaatcagaatcaataatgtagcattcaatatcaatgaataataataaatgacatttaagtaaacaAAATGAACGAGTCACCCAAGAAAGATTGGAATAAGCGGATGTTCTCTCTAACAATGATAAATGATAGACAATCCcttaaatatttgagttatttttggatCTAGTGGAAAAGTATAAATAAGAATCTCAGTGAAAAGGTAATGTTTGTACCTTAGCAAAGAAGATCTAATTCCCTTTCTCAAGTCAAAGTGTgttttttacaaatgaatatcacatgtccCTTATCATTGTGTCTTTTTCAATTTATAGGGAACATGCTCctaagaaaccctaatagtacaagtgcaaagaatatccactagaatattctctttaaaatCTTGTCTTGAAACTAGTCATTATAACTCTATCAAAGGTACTCAACCTCGGCCTTGACCCTTGTTGACACCTTGACTTCGGCCCTTGTTGACTCTTCGACTTCGGCCCCTGTTGACTCTTCGACTTCGGCCCCTGTTGACTCTTCGACTTCAGCCCTTGTTGACTCTTCGACCATGGACTTCGCCGCTTCTTAGGCCGTTCGTCATAGAAATATAGAACAACATATAAGTTATCATGCTTGCATATCCATCATTTGAGTCTCCAACAATTATTCCAATAATTACATATCCGATTTGGCCTATGGACGAATATGCAAGCATACGTTTCATTCTTGTTTGAGTAATAGCAATGAGATTTCTCAATGTCATGCTAAGAATAGCTAGGATTTCCAGAAGAAGATGCCATTCGTTTGATGAGAAATAAAAAGGAATATCGAAAATTCGAGTGGCTGAAGCTGCAGCAGCTACTTTCGAAGTAACAGAAAGAAAAGCAACGACTGGAGTGGGAGAGTCAGAGTCAACGACGACTTGGGAACTTTTCCCCTAGTACTATCTTGGCTCAAATATTCTAAAGAACGATTTTGGCCCATACAATACCATGGGCAGAAAAGCATTTTTCGGATTGATCAAAGAGAAAGAAGGACAAGCACAAAGTCCACAAATATATTGACAAAAAAATTACATGACTTTCTATATTTTAAGATTTATGGGTTCTACAGCGAAGAAGCTAATATCTGTATCTTAACCTTTGTATCCTCCGCTTGGAATTAGTTCAAGTGAAGGAATCTCAACTAAAAGACCTTTGTATCATGTTAGCCAGCAAATTGAGCAATCTTCTTTCCCAGTTAGCTCATTTTCCAAATGTGCCTCAACGCAAACCATGGCAACTTGTGCACCCAAGAAAAAAttaaacttaaataaataaataaaaccttTTCTTTACACTAGAAACAGTTAAAAACCTACAAAGACATAATATTTTCGGATGAAAAGGCTCCTTAGCTAGTCCTATCACAAttacaagaagaagaaaaatctatAATCATCGCATCTAGTAGCTAGATATATAATGAAATATAGAGGTAAAAAAGAATACAATTTTATAACTACAATAATGTTCTGATACAATCATTAGCTCGCGTCCCTGTCTCTTTGACAGTACTAATTGGTAGCAGGAAGAACAGTACTGGATCCTGTAGAGTTGGCAAAGAAGCTCCAGCTGCCAGATCCAGGTGTGTTATATTGTGAAGTTTGCTTGCTATTGTCGTATGGTGATGCACTCAGTACCCTGAATTACAAAATAATCAAACCTTTTGACAAAATATCGGAGTCTTCTaacataattaattaaattctcaaaatAAAAAGGACGAGCAAAATTAGATAGATGTCTATTAAAGTTGTATGCACGGATGATATTGAAATATTAAAATAGTTTTACACTATTTGTGCAATTTAACCGTCTCTAGTATGTTCTTCTACTTTTAGAGTTATCTTATTAGGCTTATTATAAAATGTTAGATATCATTGTAGGTAAACTTTAACCTACGCAAAAGATCTACCGTAGTGTACAAAACTTAAACTCAATAATTAAAGATTAAAATTGAACATCAGCTCACCTTTCCTTGCGCTTCTCCAAGAACCGAACTAAGGATGCTTTGCGAGCCTGAGGCACAgctgaagaaaagaaaagatgtaTATATCAATGCATTGATATAACAAGCACATAAGGCTAAATAACAAAAACATAAGTGCCCCAAAATCCATAAGTTTAGAGAATTCACTTCATAAACCACCAAATATACCTGATAATGTATGGCTAAGAGGATGAGATTCTTGAGAATGGACAACATTGGATGGCTCCATTTTGTTAGAGGGAGAATTAGTCAGGACTCCGATTGACCTGATACTCATAGTTATTTGATTCGTATTATTAGACAGTACTCCAATAGACTGAGAGACGCCGTGTGAGGTTATAGAAATGGGGCTGGAAAAACTAGGCGATGTAGTACTATGGCATTTGTTTACAACAAAAGCATCAACAGAAGGAGATTTAGGAATTTCCTGAACTGGAGATGTAGTAGATGTTGTACTTGGAGTAACAGTAGGTGTATTTCCAGCAAGTAACATGATAGCTTGAGCCTGAAATGCCAAAGAAGTATATATAAATGTCTTGTTAAAAATCAAAACTAACAACAAATTGATGACACTAACATTATCAGACCCTTTACAAGATCTAGAGCATTTTACCTTCTCTGGAGAAATATTGTCGTAAACACTGACTGAACCAGCATAAAAGATGGTTAGCTGAGCAGGTCCAGCTGAAGTCTTGGGAGCACCCCTACACCACAGATATCATGTCAGTAAAATGTCATTGATATTTCTGTGGCTATAATATAAAAACGTGTCGCTCTTCTAGAAATCGTACATATataaaaaatgaaacagaaagtaCTTTCCTAAGTTAACTTTTATAAAGGCTAGCTGTAGCTAGTAACATACCTCAATTCAGTAGTGCCCACAACACCATTGCGAGTCGGAAGAATGGAAATGGGGCTTGTTATTTGGGCTCCTTTAGCAGGATTTTGATTTACTATAGAAATCAAATTCTGTCCAGCAGAAGAAATTAAGGGCTGACGACCATGCATATTGCTCGTAGATACAGAAATCTGATGTGTTTGATTAGCAACTGGGAGTACTCTGACTTCATGAGATTGCTGAACTGAATTTGTACCAATTTTATGTGGAGGGTAAGTTGTCATTGTATAGTTCGTTATTCCTTGCTTTTCAAGCAtcatatttttctgaaatttacaGGAATAACTTGTAATGTCATTCTTCTCTCTGTCGTTCCAATTTTATACATAAATACAGGTGGCGTTATGAGATAGTAACACGTTACGAAGCTCCATAAACAAACCTGTGTTACAGCAGTGTATGGTCGATGAATTGAGTCAACAGCTTCGTGACTTGTGGTTATAGTTACCAATCCAGCTGATGCAAGAGAATCAAAACCAGTCTTAGGAGTATTCCCTTGAGCATCTTTGAATGAAAGGTATTGAGGAGGAGCCTTGTTAGAGAATGACCTCTGCAATATAGCCGAACTTCTGGCCATTGCTGCAAAATTATAACACAAGAGAATAAGATACCAGCTTAATAGTCGCATCAACAAAAATAGCGTACCCAGCGAAATCTTACTAAGTGGGGTTTGGGGATGGTAGATTGTACgctgaccttacccctaccttgtagagatagagaggttgttttcgatacACCCGTCTCAAAGACTTAATAGTCTTAGAATTTGTTGAGGGCATAGAAATGGTTTGATCGTATACCAACTGGATTTGACGTATACCAACTGGATTTGACTTATATACATCAAAAATTAATTCATGTACTAGTTATTTTTAGGTAACGAGATTGTGTATGAAAAATTACAATACGAGTGTATAGAGGGTAAATTCATTAGAAATACCAAGTTCAACTATTAACTCTTATCATATGCAGATTTGTTGTACTAATTACAATAAACAACAACTCGGTAAATTGGGCAAAGTGCAGGTTTAGTAAAGACTGACGAGTAGCCAAcacatcaaacaatataataatgtCATAACCTCTGTAACTTTGGCAAGCACTTTTTCCCTTTTAATAGTATAGTAAATAGTAATGAAAAATGCTACTCAGATGAATAATCCAAAGTACTCTATTAATGCAGCTGAAGAAAGGAGGGTGAACATGTGCATCCAATTTAAATATAAGCTGCAAAGAGCATCTGATGCgagataaaaaatataatattgtgTTTATTAATGCAAGATCTGGTCAAAAGAGTTAAACAAATTATTTTATGCATTTTGGTCTGCATTCTAAATCTAGTGGTGGACAAAACGTAATTGTTTATTCCTGTACGTTAAATATAAAAAGGCATCAGCAGAATGTCatcttattttaattttgaacttAAGTTTTATGCAaggtaaatattttaaaatatatatataaaaaaatctagATCTGACCTATCAACTAATTACATGTAAATTTTCATAATAAGATCTATAACATAAATAATAACTAACATGCTATAATAGATTAAGTTACATATAAACAAATTTAATGATATCAACCTATAAAACTTAAATCATTGGTGCATGCTATAAGTAATGTACGTCAGTGGCGGAGGCACAGTACCGGATGCGGTTTCGGCCGAActtaataatttttttcaaaccatatatttgtcttaaaaaatccTTTGGATatgtaaaacttattaatttagaacccagtaacttgaAAAGATTACAATCGAGGTTCAAATCTTGGGTCCGCCTACTTTTATGTACGATATCCAACTCaaacatgaaaagaaaaaaaaggattgCAAAAGTAAACCGTGTTGAAAGGAATCCAACTTAAGAAACACCAAAACCTTTGTTTGCATAACCAGCATCACAAAAGTAAAAGgccttcttttatttttccagTTGAAGCATTCTTGTTGTGAAAGACTGTAGCTAAAAATATACAATCTTATTATGAATACTACACAAACCAAGATTTAAACCATGTTTTGACCTACATGAAAATACCCATAAGCTCGGTTTGGGAGCTgagcaaaaatgaaaaagaaaaaagaggtaaactccattttttgatttagtttttTGAGAATATCCATATAGAGTCAAAGCTCATTTACGTTGCAGAGGTTTTTAATTAACAGTACTAAATTAAATCTAAAAAGGGACAAAAACAAAAACCATAACTAACAGATTCATTATAAGTTCAGGCCGGAGAAGCACCTACAAATGTTTGCATTAGGTTAGGCTGTCTACATCATACCCCGtaggggtgcggcccttcccagACCCTGTATAAATGCGAGATGCTTTGTGCATCGGGCTGTACAAAGAAGAAACGTGAATAAAAGGAGCAGAAGATTATGATACCTGGATCTGTGGCTGGTTCTTCAGGTATTTCTTGTTTTACAGCCAACCCCATGAAATCTCTCTCCATTTCTTCACTATTCCAACTTCAGAAATTTGAGATATATCTTACAGGATAATTAACAGTTGTTCGGAAGTAGAATTCTTTgattaattgaaaaaaaagaaaaggaaatagcTACTTCTGGTGGGAAGAAAAATGAAAGGAGAGGGAAATAGAGATAGAAAGATTTTAAATGAAGCTTCAACTTGATTCATTTATAACGATTCGTCTCATATTTATTCTTTATTCTAATAATTTCATCAGTATTTTAGTTGGTCTTGTGTATGAAGTTTTCATATTCTCTAGAAAAATATAAAGTTCTGCAGCTGTACTAACATTGatgcatgcacaaggttttttgAAGACATGAACTTTTAATAAGTAAATTATATTTGTTAATGTTTGATTATTCAAAGTACATATTTTATGATTAATGGTACATGACGACTTATATATCGATTATATTCTTTAATTATTTTACAAGAAATTATAATAGTCAACTAATTACATATTGAAGCGAGTAGCATACTTTTTCTATGAGATTCGTTTGAACATTTTCGGAGTACGAAGGTCAATTTGACTAATTTTCCAAGTAAATTTGAATATAGATTCTTTAAgttttttgaattaaaatttacatatttagaaacttcataaaaaataatattagtgatgtttggcatatttcgatatgtgttgatgttactttacccatgttttaaccgcttcttgatgttatttgatctttaaaatgcccaacatggtttaattattgattttataaCTAATTGAGTcatgtgtggtgaattagggtgtgtggagtgcaaaaatatgaagaaaaggtgctctaggtaaggaagagagattggatgcgtcgcatccaatctagaaaaagatcagttcgcgcacccttagcagtgaagtcagcccatagcatccgtcatagcatccgcacctatgcaaagctgagaaatagaggacaaggtggatgcgtcgcatccaccttcgcaggcaaaattgaaatggaggacgaggtggatgcgtcgcatccaccctagcatcaatccctgaagctgatttggattagaaataggagaactttggcccacgactttggtacgcaatatataagccaaaaacgcctcttttaggtcatctaacatattgggaaggggaaaaaaaagccacgaaaaagctgtggaggccggaattcatcgagtttcatctttctcccaccaaacttagtaatttttatgtttctttatatgatttgttgtttggctaccatgtctatgtggagctaaacttcacgttctaaggttgtggttctttcatgactattgttattcggatattgattttgacttcttgatttatcatattagtttatttattcaatcttgcacttaattatttaattgcttgatcaccaattgaatattatctacgaatctagaattgaacgcGAAAGTGGGAATCCTATATTGCATACAGGATTGAGTaaggcaagttcttgaactcggacatcggggaacggattcgtagttaggatagacatatacctaattgccttgcttggttgatttacaggaattataaatgcgttcttgttgattctaactccatagacatataggcgttaggttagcttgaataggcgagtaagaacttggcagattcttatgagcaatattaaccctgtcaaccaataagctagataaattagtcggtcaattcaattgaagaatacaataggattgttagatagcccataaccctagatcgttttcattacattgatatcataaaaatctgctctttctctgttcaaagtttattatttatatttttttatttaattagtttagaataaaatatttttagatttaattcttgtttagataattgggatagtctaatttagttaatagttaatcataagtcctcgtgggttcgacatccgacttttagtcactttattacttgacgaccgcgtatacttgcgtgagtgtgtttggtcgcaacaagtttttggcgccgttgccggggacttagaaatttgctatttttctagattagacatttttttttatctattcatgttttttttattattttattttagttagtattttttatttattttagcatggcatcttggaataaaaattgttcgaatgatggttattcttattttgatgatccttgtccatattgtggaggaccccactggtggaaaaattgtcagaatgttcccaggagcgagttgtgcgcacaatctcaatcctttgagtggaatatttgtaatatgtgtggtggtcaagatggccattgggatggttgtcctaattttgttcatccttctctgagcccttattatgatctttctaatgatatttctgagtttgataggggcaatgaagtgcaggatatggagcctgatgcatatattagggatattctgaggcaagtagcagagcaacaggatgaactcaaaaaagatatgaaaagaatgagggcagcaatcacaagaatgaaggccaatatggaagaattgaatgaagagagcgagtaccagcaagagaaaatttttgaaaaagaggagattttgagccaaacttggctggcagaacaggctgaaaagttagaaatatatgaagctcaacatgaggaacttactgatgggatgagacactttatagagggaagatctaaactgggacaagggatctataaatttgtcactactattcacgacttgcaagataaattaaatgcaaaggttgttgcgtctatcgcccaacaaaatagtaatgagttgtcagaagctgaaaaggagcttatacgccaaattgaggagctaaaagtggagagccaatcattcgagcatatttcttttgatgatgcccatgttgagaaaagtacactagagccatgcgaggtagcagataatgttatatttgaagactctaatgtgtgcacctatgaggatataaatagtaatacaattccAAAGTTAGGGCGTGTTGGTTctcattctaaacatttttcgacattgtatttggatgatgacatgaaaatcgagtcatctaagcctttggaggagtcaatgga is drawn from Nicotiana tabacum cultivar K326 chromosome 22, ASM71507v2, whole genome shotgun sequence and contains these coding sequences:
- the LOC107807057 gene encoding protein TIFY 6B; translated protein: MERDFMGLAVKQEIPEEPATDPAMARSSAILQRSFSNKAPPQYLSFKDAQGNTPKTGFDSLASAGLVTITTSHEAVDSIHRPYTAVTQKNMMLEKQGITNYTMTTYPPHKIGTNSVQQSHEVRVLPVANQTHQISVSTSNMHGRQPLISSAGQNLISIVNQNPAKGAQITSPISILPTRNGVVGTTELRGAPKTSAGPAQLTIFYAGSVSVYDNISPEKAQAIMLLAGNTPTVTPSTTSTTSPVQEIPKSPSVDAFVVNKCHSTTSPSFSSPISITSHGVSQSIGVLSNNTNQITMSIRSIGVLTNSPSNKMEPSNVVHSQESHPLSHTLSAVPQARKASLVRFLEKRKERVLSASPYDNSKQTSQYNTPGSGSWSFFANSTGSSTVLPATN